The nucleotide window TGTGccacttgattttttaaatttatttttatttttatttattttttaaaccctccccttccgtcttggagtcaatactgtgaattggctccaaggcagaagagtggtaagggtaggcaacaggagtcaagtgacttgcccagggtcacacggctgggaagtgtctgaggtcagatttgaacccaggacctcctgtctaggcctggctctccatccactgagccacccagctgccccctgccacttgattttttaaaatactcatcATGAATTCAGCACCATTTCAGAACTCTGCTGCTTTTCTATGCTTCTTTCTTCCCTGCCTTTTCTTTGGGTACTATTGCAGTGGcctccttcttttcatttttggacaTCGCCATCACTATTCCAAAATCTTCTCTctcaataaaacaacaacaaaaacgcAAAGCTTTGTAACCTGTGAGAAAACCCAGGCAAAATTAATTCCCACAGCAGCCACATCCCCAAAGGCGCCTTGAGTCCACTTTTCTGTAGAATGTGGATAACGTGCTTCATTCTCCAAGCTTAGGGAACGTGACTGCCACTGCTGGGACAagttttttcctcctcattttcctttacagAGTGTTGAATTGTAGCTTGTTCTCCAGATTCCACTCTCagctccatcagttccttcttccAGGAGTCTCTGAAGTGATCTTGCGTTTATTCTTCTGTCACAATCTTACacaatgattttccatttctttcatacCCCATTTTGTTCTGCTACAACCCCAACTAATGAACACTCTGTTGGTTCTCagttattttctatttcattaatcgTCCTCCCCCGACCTCCCCCGCCGTCCCTGCCTgtgctttactttttaaaaagatttttattttattccaataatgtTATATCGGCCTCTCCGAGGAGAAACGGCTCCATTCCTTTGCAGCCCCTCTCCTGGTCGGGTCGTGTGTAGGGCCCCGGCCAGGCTCTCCCCATTGTAAGGCGATGGAAGACGGTCCTGCTGGACGGCTGAGCAGGTCCTGGCAGCCTTCCCGGTGCTGTAAGAAGAGGACTTTCCTCTCAGAGGCTGAGAGAAGGGGAGGATCTGGCTGGAGCTGCCCGAGTGCACTTGCTGCAGGATGACCAGAAAAGGGCTTTGGTGGGACGGGGAGAGCCGGCGGCAGAGGGAGCGCCGCAAAGTCGGCTTTCTCAGAAATGAGGTTCGCAGTCGAGAGGGCAGGCAGAGGGCGGCTGATGGGGCTGAAAACCTATTTTGGAATCTGTTTGCGGCTGCTGAAAGGCTGACAAAGTTCTGAAAGTGGAAGGGCCGGATGGGGGAGCTCCTCACCCTCCGGCACGGTCCCAGCGGCACGTTCACACAAATGGCCGCCTTAGATGCATCACCCTGGGGTGGGAGGGGCGGCCACCGTCCTGGTGAAGTGACCATCAAACTAGGCATGGCGGAGGCAGGATCCGAACTCGCGTCTTCTTGGCTCTTAAACCTCGCCCTGGGAGCCTGGCAAAGGCAATGAAGGATAGGCTGAATGTCTGACCCGAGAAGGGCCTCGTCCATGGTCAGAACTTCTTCACAGACTCAGGGGTCAGAGCGGCAAACAGGACATttgcctccttccctctgtcttccAGGATGCTTCACACCGTGCCTGGCTTCAGGAGGGGCTCTCCAAGGCTTGCTGACTGGCTCACTGGGGGCAGCTCCCGACGGGGGGCTGCAGAGACGCTGCGAATCCTCCGCAGAGCAGGCCCGGCAGGGCAGCGGAGCCCAGGAACAGAGCAAGGAGCTGAGTGGAAGACTGCCGGCGGGGCGTCCTAAGAGGAGGGGGGGGCGTGCTAAAAGGGGGGGGGTTATCCCAAGAGGAGGGAAGGGTCGAATCCTGAGACTTTGGCTCCGGCTCTTCGCTTGCTGCCCCTGCGCCCGAGGGAATCCCAGAGCCTTTCCGGCCGGCCCTCCCGTGACAAGCACATCCCAGACGAAGGCGCCAAGCCGGGAGGGAGGGGGGGTCAGGAAGGGCCGTTCCGTCCACGTTCCGCGGCTGGTTTGGGGATGGGGCGTCCGAGCTGGGGCAAGGCCAGACCACCACGGCTGAGACAGGAAGGGGCTGAGGAAGCTGCCGTGCAGGGCCTGAGCCTTAGCAGCAAGGCCGGGATGGACGATCTGCTGCAAAGTGTAGAAGACGCAGCCTCTGCCCGAGGAGCTCATTCAAATTAAAAATCTACGTCGACTTATTCTACATGACGTCATACTTCCTCCAAAAGGTTTCTATTACAAAGTCAGTTATTACTATGAAAAGAAAGCCAACTGAATGAACTTAAATTAGCTATAAATTACAACACAGAAAAtgtattccctttcctttctgtctgaTCATTAAAATGGTTTTCACTTGTCACTAACCGAGGAGCGGCCGGCCAACGAAATTAAACCAGTGACTGAGGACGATTCCTCTGCTGGGGATCGGCCGAAGTTCCTAACATCTATAACTACCGCCTACACTCCACGGGTGAATGGGTGACTCACTCTAGAGTTTCTAACCACTCTCCTAATTCAATGGTATTTATGCTGATGAAACATTTATAGGAATCTATTGTGTGTCCACCACACTATCAGAGGCAAGGGAATGGAGCGAACAAAGAGAAGCAGCCCTCAAATTTTATTATCAGTGGAATGAAACAAATACATCcattcatttatgaaatgattCCAAGGACATAAAGTGCTTGAAAATATAGAACAACACAAGGGAAGCCGTGTAAAACCCTGGAAGAGCAGAAGGTTGAAAGTCAGCAGTATAGGGCTACAGTCTGGAGGAAGATATAGTACATCCATTTTCTCCATAAAAACATTCCTTCCCTTCCACTAGTCATTCATCCACTAACCAATAAATTAAAACCTTAAAggatataaaaatttaataaaagatatttatttcaaCAAACAGAAATAAATGCTTCCATgatattaaagaacaaatcaaagataCTGACTTCTTGCCACTAGAATTAGGGCAAAAATCATTCATAATTATTTTGCTAAATACTTGTAGGAAGCTTCTGTAACCTTTTCTTAGTAGGAATTCcagtttttctgaattcttctctttccttcaaatACTCCATTTTGCATTCTTCATAAAAATCTGGGTTTGTATAGctgtaagaaggaaaagaaattagtatgaaaacttaaaaaatggAACACAGTAAactttcatcattttcatcatcattagTAGTATTAGTACCAGTAACAGTAGAGCACCTAGTTTATCTCAGACAAATAAAAGTACATATAAAgtaacaggggaaaaaaaagactatgattttatttttaatcatatataattttcttttctgctaTCCCACCTCCCCTGCCCTCCCATCCACTCCAtgctggaaaagaaaaacaaagtccttGTAACTGTGCAGAGCCCAACATGAGTGGCTCGTTCTGCCTCAGGCATCTACCGGCTCTTAATCAAGGGGGCGACATGCCTCATCAGGAGTCTGCCAAGAATCATGCTTAGTCACTGCACTGttcagagttctgaagtctttcaagttgttttcctttatattactgGAGTTATTTTATAACTgtctctcctgtttctgctctctgcactccgcatcagttcatacagTTCTGCCTTCCCCCAatttctttgaaatcttctatttggAAGTTTCTTATAGTATAAAAAGTTTACATTACATTCACATTCCACCATTTATTTAGCTACTCCTCACTAGGGAGGCATCTTAGTTTCTGTTCTTTCCTACtacaaaaagtatttttcaaCATAGAGCTTCATTTCcgatttctttgatctcttgggtTATGTATAAGCACCAAAGCGGTACTGCAGAGTCAAAGGGCTTGCTGAGTTTGGTGACGGCTTCAGCAcagttccaaactgctttccagaatagctgtATTAATGGTATGTCTGTTTTCCTATGAACATTTCTCATTCTCCTTATTTGTTATTAGGTGGAATCTcagagtaattttaatttttctattctcTAATTAGTGATTTGGACCATTTTAATGTGTTTGCTGacagcctcaatttctttcctagaaaactgcctgttcacaggctttgaccatttatctattcgATAATCTTATTATGAATCTGTTCTTTACAAACATGCATATAAGACCTTTAGAAGAGAAACTTCCTGCAAAGCTGTCTCCCCCCCACCCAGTTACCCGTTTCCCCCCCTCATTTTAACTACATTAGTTTTACTtgggcaaaacatttaaaattttatgtttaattacattaatttatGTTAAATTGTCTGTTTTATCTTCTATGCTCCTCTCTATGCCTTGTTTGGGTCCTGTAAgccatatatcttttttgtagCTCATCTGCTATATAGGGTATGGgttattcttttctcatttctgccagactattttccagtttttgtcaaatagtatgcCTTCATAGAGTATATTAATACTTGATTTAATTTCTTAATACTTGTTTCATGTCAATTAAAtcttttttctgttaaaaaaattgtGTGCCCTCTAATAATCTCTTCACTGTTAAATCAAGCTCCTTCaggttttattttataagatttctgTAGCTTGACCATCCTATCTCACTTCAAGTTCTGGGATAAtgatctctcttggttctcctcataCATGTCTAATTATTGATTCTTGCTCCCCTTTAATGGATCTCACCTGTCAAGTCTGGATACCCTTCAAGATTCCGTCCTATGATCTCTTCTATTCTTTCTATACTTTTTCCCTTAGTGAGATCATCTATTATCACGGATCCAATTATCCTTTCCAACCCTAATCTTTTTCCTGAACTCTTGTTCTGCATTACCAACATTCTATTGGACATCTCTCTACCTAGATGTTCCCAAAGCATCTCAAATTTAGCATGtccaaataaatacatttttgccTTCTAGTCAACCAAGTTCCCAACCATGAGTATCATTcctgactcttccctctcccttgtcCTTCCACATCATATCAAGTGCCAAGTCTTAATGATTTAGACGTCTCTCACGTCCATCTCCTAATCTACTTCCATATCCTATATAAGATCCCCCTAGCTCCTAGTGACCTCCCCTGGCTCCTGGAAAATTACCTGGAATCTACTTTGAATTTATTCTGTATTAGTTATGTGGGTATTTTCCCTCCCCCACAGGAATGTACAtgccttgaggacaggaactgttttatttttgtcgtTTTACCTCTACCCCCTGCTCCACACTTGGTACACGCTAGGCACTTAATAAGGCGATTGGTTGATTTATTAGAGAATGACTTGTCCCCCTGAATAGAGGACTCCTTCTCTGGACCCACTGAGTACTTTGGAGGGAGAACTATACATAAGGAAGCAAATACAACACACTGGTGCAGCTACTTACTGTGCAGTTAAGCATTCTTTTAATGCTGAATTTTCTCTCCGACATTTGACCACCATAAGAAAGCCAGAGTCTTTGCAGCATTTAGTAAAGTCTAAAATGAAAATTGTggaaaatatgatataataagtaaagaataCATTTTcaccataaaaataaatttaacttaattgtaataataatgtaTTCAACAATCAAGAGTGTTCGAGACAACATTTCTTAGGTGCTGAGGAGTTCCTACGCTAAAGCTGCGGTGGCAagcctatggcacgtgtgccggCGGGgacatgcagagccctctctgtgggcacgcgcGCCATCGACATAGCACAGAGtgcaccagagttcattactagaaagccggAGGGACATGGGGCCAA belongs to Gracilinanus agilis isolate LMUSP501 chromosome 5, AgileGrace, whole genome shotgun sequence and includes:
- the CMC1 gene encoding COX assembly mitochondrial protein homolog isoform X3, producing the protein MNPDFTKCCKDSGFLMVVKCRRENSALKECLTAHYTNPDFYEECKMEYLKEREEFRKTGIPTKKRLQKLPTSI
- the CMC1 gene encoding COX assembly mitochondrial protein homolog isoform X2; this encodes MELNQTADFTKCCKDSGFLMVVKCRRENSALKECLTAHYTNPDFYEECKMEYLKEREEFRKTGIPTKKRLQKLPTSI
- the CMC1 gene encoding COX assembly mitochondrial protein homolog isoform X1, translating into MELNQTADHLRHVEKDVLIPKIMREKARERCSDQVQDFTKCCKDSGFLMVVKCRRENSALKECLTAHYTNPDFYEECKMEYLKEREEFRKTGIPTKKRLQKLPTSI